One stretch of Natronobacterium gregoryi SP2 DNA includes these proteins:
- the glmS gene encoding methylaspartate mutase subunit S produces the protein MVRTVVLGVIGSDAHVVGITILEQALSANGFDVVNLGVQNSQTEFVDAADEHDADAVLVSSLYGHAKQDCQGFHHEVAAAGLEDVTTYIGGNLAVGQDDFEETRQHFRELGFDRVFDSETDPEEAIEALRTDLDVRSSEAERESQTLTA, from the coding sequence ATGGTCCGGACAGTCGTCCTCGGCGTGATCGGTTCCGACGCACACGTCGTCGGAATCACCATCCTCGAACAGGCGCTTTCGGCGAACGGCTTCGATGTCGTCAATCTGGGCGTCCAAAACTCTCAGACGGAGTTCGTCGACGCGGCAGACGAGCACGACGCCGACGCCGTGCTCGTCTCCTCGCTGTACGGGCACGCCAAACAGGACTGTCAGGGGTTCCATCACGAGGTCGCGGCTGCCGGACTCGAGGACGTCACGACCTACATCGGCGGCAACCTCGCGGTCGGTCAGGACGATTTCGAGGAGACGCGTCAGCACTTCCGGGAACTCGGATTCGATCGTGTCTTCGACTCCGAAACCGATCCCGAAGAAGCGATCGAGGCGCTCCGTACCGACCTGGATGTGCGCTCGTCGGAGGCCGAACGGGAGAGTCAGACTCTCACGGCCTGA
- a CDS encoding universal stress protein, which yields MSDHVLVPVDKSNRATQALEFACKEYPDADITAIHVLDPGDFYAATGIEGGAMANYDEIRKHHETQAENILEQARREVDEYGREIETEQVVGGVSQSVVDYADEHSVDHIVIGSHGRTGASRILLGSVAETVARRSPVPVTIVR from the coding sequence ATGTCAGATCACGTTCTCGTTCCCGTCGACAAGTCGAACCGAGCGACCCAGGCCCTCGAGTTCGCCTGCAAGGAATACCCCGACGCAGACATTACCGCGATCCACGTCCTCGATCCCGGCGACTTCTATGCGGCGACGGGAATCGAGGGCGGGGCGATGGCCAACTACGACGAGATCCGAAAACACCACGAGACCCAGGCGGAAAATATCCTCGAGCAGGCCCGCCGAGAAGTCGACGAGTACGGCCGCGAGATCGAAACCGAACAGGTAGTCGGCGGCGTCTCACAGTCGGTCGTTGACTACGCGGACGAACACAGCGTCGACCATATCGTGATCGGAAGCCACGGTCGGACCGGTGCGAGCCGGATTCTGCTTGGAAGCGTCGCTGAGACGGTCGCTCGGCGCTCTCCGGTTCCAGTGACGATCGTTCGCTGA
- a CDS encoding serine/threonine-protein kinase RIO2, protein MVRNVAELLPELEEADFYLLSGVEQGMRFSEWVQREKLPKFADLTEEEIDYRLERCLKRGLVEKKTIQYEGYTLQFEGYDALALRTLVQRETIGEFGSPLGVGKESDVYEVRSYKPLALKYHREGYTNFREVHKERDYTADREHVSWMYTARKAAEREYDILEALYPDVSVPRPIDQNRHAIVMEKMDGVELSRAKLEDEQVIGVLDLLLSELATAYEIGYVHADMSEYNVFVGEDGVTIFDWPQAVPTDHENASEFLRRDLRNLIGYFRRKYPQIVPDEIDEESVAAAIEGGAFETVETHV, encoded by the coding sequence ATGGTGCGGAACGTCGCCGAGTTGCTGCCGGAACTCGAGGAGGCCGATTTCTATCTCCTTTCAGGAGTCGAACAGGGGATGCGCTTCTCGGAGTGGGTACAACGCGAGAAGCTCCCGAAGTTCGCCGACCTCACCGAAGAGGAGATCGATTACCGTCTCGAGCGCTGTCTCAAGCGCGGCCTCGTCGAGAAGAAGACGATCCAGTACGAGGGGTACACGCTCCAGTTCGAGGGATACGACGCTCTGGCGTTGCGGACGCTGGTCCAGCGGGAGACGATCGGTGAGTTCGGTTCGCCACTGGGCGTCGGCAAGGAGAGCGACGTCTACGAGGTGCGCTCGTACAAGCCGCTGGCGCTGAAGTATCACCGCGAGGGATATACGAATTTCCGGGAGGTCCACAAGGAGCGAGACTACACTGCAGACAGAGAGCACGTCTCCTGGATGTACACCGCTCGAAAAGCGGCCGAACGGGAGTACGACATCCTCGAAGCGCTGTACCCCGATGTCTCGGTTCCGCGGCCGATCGACCAGAATCGCCACGCCATCGTCATGGAGAAGATGGACGGCGTCGAACTCTCGCGGGCGAAACTCGAAGACGAACAGGTAATCGGGGTGCTCGATCTGCTGCTCTCGGAACTCGCGACGGCTTACGAGATCGGCTACGTGCACGCCGACATGAGCGAATACAACGTCTTCGTCGGCGAGGACGGAGTGACGATCTTCGACTGGCCCCAGGCAGTGCCTACCGATCACGAGAACGCAAGCGAGTTCCTCCGGCGCGATCTCCGGAACCTGATCGGCTACTTCCGGCGGAAGTACCCCCAGATCGTTCCCGACGAGATCGACGAAGAGAGCGTTGCAGCGGCGATCGAAGGCGGTGCGTTCGAAACCGTCGAAACGCACGTCTAA
- a CDS encoding site-specific integrase has product MSNDGTTIRWSQMSLEELQSFWSDEIEPALERSGIGREERPAYQQVADAGYSGIAYALREHHDTTLTEFLATVGYEEPGSSTSYQWGIEDETTIDELESYLETLERRRQLATSTVQTKQSRLATYVRIYREVHGQADLVDRVDDATSESDEIRRALVVFDELNYKLGTDASKLRYLSDVSQFYEHLGRRAKAAFNPVEHIDEEYNWSREEPDNAALTGRQVSRLYDASETEAEQLVVLALCAWGLRRNEVAALHTSQLVLEGEDPHIAFGDERKNGPGTVALIYGTPNLTARVDRLEGDLDWAGYLFPSSRSASGHITGETVQARFQRLAEDAGVRVQGELPTSKMGRRFWYTTYNQAMKDLRENLDVIAAEQGSSDSSVVLKNYLSETERRQYRRQFMRERLEDVFEE; this is encoded by the coding sequence ATGAGCAACGACGGGACGACGATCCGCTGGTCGCAGATGTCTCTCGAGGAACTCCAGTCGTTTTGGAGCGACGAAATCGAACCCGCTCTCGAGCGGTCCGGGATCGGCCGCGAAGAGCGCCCAGCCTACCAGCAAGTCGCCGACGCGGGCTACTCCGGGATCGCCTACGCTTTGCGGGAACACCACGACACGACGCTGACGGAGTTCCTGGCGACGGTCGGCTACGAGGAGCCCGGTTCCTCGACGTCGTACCAGTGGGGTATCGAAGACGAAACGACCATCGACGAACTCGAGTCGTATCTCGAGACGCTCGAGCGACGGCGGCAACTCGCGACGTCGACAGTCCAGACAAAACAGTCCCGCCTGGCGACCTACGTCCGAATCTACCGGGAGGTACACGGGCAAGCCGATCTCGTGGATCGCGTCGACGACGCGACGAGCGAGAGCGACGAGATTCGGCGTGCGCTAGTCGTGTTCGACGAACTCAACTACAAACTGGGGACCGACGCTTCGAAGCTACGGTATCTCAGCGACGTCAGCCAGTTCTACGAGCACCTCGGGCGACGGGCCAAGGCCGCGTTCAACCCCGTCGAGCACATCGACGAGGAGTACAACTGGTCTCGCGAAGAACCCGACAACGCCGCTCTCACGGGCCGACAGGTAAGTCGGCTGTACGACGCTTCCGAGACGGAGGCCGAACAACTCGTCGTCCTCGCACTCTGTGCGTGGGGTCTGCGACGCAACGAGGTCGCAGCACTGCATACCTCACAACTGGTCCTCGAAGGTGAGGACCCTCACATCGCCTTTGGTGACGAACGAAAGAACGGGCCAGGGACGGTCGCACTGATTTACGGCACGCCGAACCTGACCGCCCGAGTCGACCGACTCGAGGGTGACCTCGACTGGGCAGGCTATCTGTTCCCCTCGAGTCGGTCCGCGAGCGGCCACATTACAGGCGAGACGGTCCAGGCTCGGTTCCAGCGACTCGCCGAAGACGCTGGCGTCCGCGTGCAGGGAGAACTACCAACCTCGAAGATGGGACGGCGGTTCTGGTATACCACGTACAACCAGGCGATGAAGGACCTGCGGGAGAATCTGGACGTAATCGCGGCCGAGCAGGGCAGTTCCGACTCCTCGGTGGTCCTGAAGAACTACCTCTCGGAGACGGAACGGCGGCAGTATCGGAGACAGTTCATGCGCGAACGACTCGAAGACGTCTTCGAGGAGTGA
- a CDS encoding bifunctional 4-hydroxy-2-oxoglutarate aldolase/2-dehydro-3-deoxy-phosphogluconate aldolase: MVSPVDVRQQLEDSGIVAVLRGIDDDRIVPVARAVHEAGVGAIEVTASEPRVGEKIAAVDEALANTDAVVGAGTVLDAPTARTVIDAGAEFVLAPDVDPDVVRTCNRHGVLSGPGVMTPTEAVTALEAGADVLKLFPATTVGPGHVGAIQGPFGDVPVIPTGGIGPDNVAAFFEAGAFAVGIGSSLVDYDAIEADDMEQVRRTAETVVEAVADARP, translated from the coding sequence ATGGTTTCGCCAGTCGACGTTCGACAGCAACTCGAGGACAGTGGTATCGTCGCCGTCCTCCGCGGTATCGACGACGATCGAATCGTTCCGGTGGCTCGCGCTGTCCACGAAGCCGGCGTCGGAGCAATCGAAGTTACCGCCAGCGAGCCACGCGTCGGCGAGAAAATCGCTGCCGTCGACGAGGCACTCGCCAACACCGACGCCGTTGTCGGTGCGGGGACAGTACTCGACGCCCCGACCGCTCGCACGGTCATCGACGCCGGTGCGGAGTTCGTCCTCGCGCCCGACGTCGACCCCGACGTCGTCCGGACGTGCAATCGCCACGGCGTCCTCTCCGGGCCCGGAGTGATGACGCCGACCGAGGCTGTTACCGCGCTCGAGGCTGGTGCCGACGTTCTCAAGCTCTTCCCTGCGACGACTGTCGGGCCGGGTCACGTCGGTGCGATCCAGGGCCCCTTCGGGGACGTTCCCGTCATCCCCACTGGTGGTATCGGGCCGGACAACGTCGCGGCGTTCTTCGAGGCCGGCGCGTTCGCCGTCGGGATCGGCAGCTCGCTCGTCGATTACGACGCGATCGAGGCCGACGACATGGAACAGGTCCGACGGACCGCCGAGACTGTCGTCGAGGCGGTTGCTGACGCTCGCCCGTAG
- a CDS encoding 50S ribosomal protein L15e, with amino-acid sequence MAKSFYSHIKEAWKDPDEGKLGELQWQRKQEWRDQGAIERVERPTRLDKARELGYKAKQGIVVARVSVRKGTARKQRFTAGRRSKRQGVNRIGRRKNIQRIGEERVSRKYPNLRVLNSYWVGEDGSQKWFEVILVDPNHPAIENDDDLNWICDDSHQNRAFRGLTNAGKDNRGLNNRGKGAEKVRPSNTGGQGRAK; translated from the coding sequence ATGGCAAAAAGCTTCTACTCTCACATCAAGGAAGCGTGGAAAGACCCCGACGAAGGTAAGCTCGGGGAACTGCAGTGGCAGCGAAAACAGGAGTGGCGCGACCAGGGCGCGATCGAACGCGTCGAGCGGCCGACGCGACTCGACAAGGCCCGCGAGCTCGGCTACAAGGCCAAGCAGGGTATCGTCGTCGCTCGCGTCTCGGTCCGCAAGGGTACCGCCCGAAAGCAGCGTTTCACCGCCGGTCGGCGGTCGAAGCGACAGGGCGTCAACCGGATCGGTCGCCGTAAGAACATCCAGCGCATCGGTGAGGAGCGCGTCTCCCGGAAGTACCCCAACCTGCGGGTACTCAACAGCTACTGGGTCGGTGAAGACGGCTCCCAGAAGTGGTTCGAAGTGATTCTCGTGGACCCGAACCACCCCGCAATCGAAAACGACGACGACCTGAACTGGATCTGTGACGACTCCCACCAGAACCGTGCGTTCCGTGGCCTCACGAACGCCGGCAAGGACAACCGCGGCCTCAACAACCGCGGCAAAGGAGCCGAAAAGGTCCGACCGTCCAACACGGGCGGTCAGGGCCGTGCGAAGTAA
- a CDS encoding phosphoribosyltransferase family protein → MNRAEKATLQLRAVDVLRMLKETRTYEELEETTDLPAGDLNRYVNGHVLPGADRAQRIVEEFGREALADELDERLRVDDEGYVDNSETVFDQRFLDLVAPVVANGFDFGRPDVVLTAATDGITLAASLASYYGTRCAYAKKSKETAVEEFIEARERLQSGIELTYYLPADAVDVGDSVLVVDDLIRSGETQELLLDIVDTADAEVAGVFTLIAAGDDGIERAREHTDAPIGSLTTV, encoded by the coding sequence ATGAACAGAGCCGAGAAGGCGACCCTCCAGTTGCGGGCCGTCGACGTCTTGCGGATGCTCAAGGAGACGCGAACCTACGAGGAACTCGAGGAGACGACCGACCTTCCAGCCGGCGATCTCAATCGGTACGTCAACGGGCACGTTCTTCCGGGAGCCGACCGCGCTCAGCGGATCGTCGAAGAGTTCGGCCGGGAGGCCTTGGCGGACGAACTCGACGAGCGACTCCGCGTCGACGACGAGGGATACGTCGACAACTCCGAGACGGTCTTCGACCAGCGGTTCCTCGATCTCGTGGCTCCTGTCGTCGCGAACGGTTTCGACTTCGGCCGGCCGGATGTCGTTCTCACGGCCGCGACCGACGGAATCACTCTCGCCGCGTCGCTTGCAAGTTACTACGGGACACGGTGTGCCTACGCGAAAAAGAGTAAAGAGACTGCCGTCGAGGAGTTCATCGAAGCCCGCGAGCGTCTCCAGTCGGGGATCGAACTCACGTACTACCTGCCAGCCGACGCCGTCGACGTCGGTGATTCGGTGTTAGTCGTCGACGATCTCATCCGGTCGGGCGAAACACAGGAACTTCTACTCGACATCGTTGACACCGCGGACGCAGAGGTCGCGGGCGTCTTCACACTCATCGCAGCTGGCGATGACGGTATCGAGCGTGCCCGTGAGCACACCGACGCGCCGATCGGATCGCTGACGACGGTCTGA
- a CDS encoding cation:proton antiporter, with product MTDVITALAIIFITAGVLLIVANHFSLSPVPFFILAGLLSGTVIEEGQLLELAQWGIAFLVFVFGTQVDFGELQSVLRDSEAVAVAQLIVVAPVAFVVATLFGFDTLNAVYFAAAATLSSTIVGSRLLKGEIRSNLVYGRLASSIHFFDDLVAIGLILILSAEVFTAEVITSKIGYGVLFLVAGLLVYRHGFPLLVRLTEGFEELILMGSISILIVFLAAAELAGVSIVVGAFAAGIGIRRDGSEALGVINGLNSIRDFFVAIFFVTVGALVSIPSFEVFVVTLMLVALVLIVNPFVTMVAFTYEGYDARTAFLTTTNLNQVSELSLVIAIQALLLGTISPVMFDAIILAAAVTMLMTTFTRRYEDEIYRLLFEDFVSGQQTRKIDERSQVKDDLTDHVIVVGYGRQGRHVVEVCEENERDYVVIENDPVLWDDMRAECRNYVFGDAMSDYPWEKADLKNAQLIVSTVDHQPASEYILEFESDADVILRSQSSWKASEWLERGAIYVSVPNILASDQLLENVDRVLEDDAKEELREEHLDRLVTLERMGFGSRMGD from the coding sequence ATGACTGACGTAATTACCGCACTGGCGATCATCTTCATCACGGCGGGCGTACTGCTCATAGTCGCAAATCACTTTTCGCTGTCCCCGGTACCGTTTTTCATCCTCGCCGGGTTGCTCTCGGGGACGGTGATCGAGGAGGGGCAGTTGCTCGAACTCGCCCAGTGGGGAATCGCCTTCCTCGTGTTCGTCTTCGGGACGCAGGTCGACTTTGGTGAGCTTCAGTCGGTGCTCCGTGACAGCGAAGCCGTCGCTGTCGCCCAGCTCATCGTCGTCGCGCCGGTCGCGTTCGTCGTCGCGACCCTCTTTGGCTTCGATACCCTGAACGCGGTGTACTTCGCCGCTGCCGCGACCTTGAGTTCGACCATCGTCGGCTCCCGGCTGCTCAAGGGAGAGATCAGGTCTAACCTCGTCTACGGGCGGCTGGCGTCGTCGATCCACTTCTTCGATGACCTGGTCGCCATCGGACTCATCCTCATCCTCTCGGCGGAGGTGTTCACCGCCGAGGTAATTACGTCGAAGATCGGCTACGGCGTTCTCTTCCTGGTCGCCGGCTTGCTCGTCTACAGACACGGCTTCCCGCTTCTCGTCCGGCTGACGGAGGGCTTTGAGGAACTGATCCTCATGGGAAGTATCTCGATCCTCATCGTCTTCCTCGCAGCGGCCGAACTTGCGGGCGTCTCGATCGTCGTCGGGGCGTTCGCCGCCGGTATCGGGATCCGCCGGGACGGCTCGGAAGCCCTCGGCGTCATCAACGGGCTTAACTCGATCCGGGACTTCTTCGTCGCGATCTTCTTCGTCACCGTCGGCGCACTCGTCTCGATCCCCAGTTTCGAGGTGTTCGTCGTCACGCTCATGCTCGTCGCCCTCGTCCTGATCGTCAACCCCTTCGTGACGATGGTCGCCTTTACCTACGAGGGGTACGACGCCAGGACGGCCTTTCTTACGACCACGAACCTGAACCAGGTGAGTGAACTCTCGCTCGTCATCGCCATCCAGGCGCTGTTGCTCGGGACGATTTCACCGGTCATGTTCGACGCGATCATCCTCGCGGCGGCGGTGACAATGCTCATGACGACGTTTACTCGCCGCTACGAGGACGAGATCTACCGACTCCTGTTCGAGGATTTCGTCTCGGGCCAACAGACCCGAAAGATTGACGAGCGAAGCCAGGTCAAAGACGACCTCACCGATCACGTGATCGTCGTCGGCTACGGTCGTCAGGGCCGCCACGTCGTCGAGGTGTGTGAAGAGAACGAACGTGACTACGTGGTCATTGAGAACGATCCCGTCCTCTGGGACGACATGCGCGCTGAGTGTCGAAACTACGTCTTCGGCGACGCAATGTCCGACTACCCCTGGGAGAAAGCCGACCTCAAGAACGCACAGCTGATCGTCTCGACGGTCGATCACCAGCCCGCTTCCGAGTATATCCTCGAGTTCGAGAGCGACGCCGACGTCATCTTGCGATCACAGTCCTCCTGGAAAGCCAGCGAGTGGCTCGAGCGCGGCGCGATCTATGTCAGCGTCCCGAACATCCTCGCCTCGGATCAGCTCCTCGAGAACGTTGATCGGGTTCTTGAGGACGACGCCAAAGAAGAGCTTCGAGAGGAACATCTCGACAGGCTCGTCACCCTCGAGCGGATGGGATTCGGGAGCCGAATGGGGGACTAA
- the thrS gene encoding threonine--tRNA ligase, which translates to MSESDSQEQIAVVLPDGAELEVDADATVEDCAYEIGPGLGRDTVAGRIDGDLVAKEEPVHDGAELEIVTDDGGEDYLRVMRHSASHCLAQAVKRQFDDVKLAIGPPTDEGFYYDFDDLDVDEDDLTEIEAEMEAIVEADYEIEREELSIEEAEERLEDEPYKLELLEEFADENDTVTFYKQGEWEDLCAGPHVESTGEVGAVELLEIAGAYWRGDEENTMQTRIYGTAFEDEDDLEAFLERRREAEERDHRKIGSEMNLFSIQDVTGPGLPLYHPPGKTVLKELEEFVEDLNQEAGYDYVETPHVFKTDLWHRSGHYQNYADDMFIFDVGDDEFGLKPMNCPGHAAIFQDQSWSYRDLPIRYAENGKVYRKEQRGELSGLSRVWAFTIDDGHLFIRPDQIEQEVEEIMDMITDVLETFDLEYEMALATRPEKSVGGDEIWEKAESQLESVLEDREHDYEIEDGDGAFYGPKIDFAFEDAIGRSWDGPTVQLDFNMPERFDLSYVGEDNEEHRPVMIHRALYGSYERFFMMLIEHYEGRFPLWLAPEQVRVLPISDENLGYAYQVASEFDDFRVEVDDRDSTLERKIRAAHDDRVPYQIIVGDNEEEDGNISVRDRFEDQEYDVEIDEFRSHLRRERDEQRTEPDFLQG; encoded by the coding sequence ATGTCAGAATCAGACTCACAGGAGCAGATTGCGGTCGTACTGCCAGACGGAGCCGAACTCGAGGTCGACGCCGACGCGACGGTCGAAGACTGTGCCTACGAGATCGGCCCCGGGCTCGGACGGGACACGGTCGCCGGACGGATCGACGGCGACCTCGTCGCGAAAGAGGAACCCGTTCACGACGGTGCCGAACTCGAGATCGTCACCGACGACGGCGGCGAGGACTACCTGCGCGTGATGCGCCACTCCGCCTCGCACTGTCTCGCCCAGGCCGTCAAACGCCAGTTCGACGACGTAAAGCTCGCGATCGGGCCACCGACGGACGAGGGCTTCTACTACGACTTCGACGATTTGGACGTCGACGAGGACGACCTCACGGAGATCGAAGCCGAGATGGAGGCGATCGTCGAGGCCGACTACGAGATCGAACGCGAGGAACTCTCGATCGAGGAAGCCGAAGAGCGCCTCGAGGACGAACCCTACAAGCTCGAACTCCTGGAGGAGTTCGCCGACGAGAACGACACCGTCACCTTCTACAAGCAAGGCGAGTGGGAGGACCTCTGTGCCGGCCCCCACGTCGAGTCGACGGGCGAGGTCGGCGCGGTGGAACTGCTCGAGATCGCCGGCGCGTACTGGCGTGGCGACGAGGAGAACACGATGCAGACCCGCATCTACGGGACGGCCTTCGAGGACGAGGACGATCTCGAGGCGTTCCTCGAGCGTCGCCGGGAGGCGGAGGAACGTGACCACCGGAAGATCGGGTCGGAGATGAACCTCTTTTCCATTCAGGACGTGACGGGGCCGGGGCTCCCCCTCTATCACCCGCCGGGGAAGACGGTACTGAAAGAACTCGAGGAGTTCGTCGAGGACTTGAACCAGGAGGCGGGCTACGACTACGTCGAGACGCCCCACGTCTTCAAGACGGACCTCTGGCACCGCTCGGGCCACTATCAGAACTACGCCGACGACATGTTCATCTTCGACGTCGGTGACGACGAGTTCGGCCTGAAACCGATGAACTGTCCCGGCCACGCCGCTATCTTCCAGGATCAGTCCTGGAGCTACCGCGATCTCCCCATCCGCTATGCGGAAAACGGGAAGGTCTACCGCAAGGAGCAACGCGGCGAACTCTCCGGTCTCTCGCGAGTTTGGGCCTTTACGATCGACGACGGCCACCTGTTCATTCGGCCCGACCAGATCGAACAGGAAGTCGAAGAGATCATGGACATGATCACGGACGTCTTAGAGACGTTCGATCTCGAGTACGAGATGGCGCTTGCCACCCGCCCCGAGAAGTCGGTCGGCGGGGACGAGATCTGGGAGAAAGCAGAGTCGCAACTCGAGAGCGTCCTCGAGGACCGCGAGCACGACTACGAGATCGAGGACGGCGATGGCGCGTTCTACGGCCCAAAGATCGACTTCGCGTTCGAGGACGCCATCGGCCGTTCGTGGGACGGCCCCACCGTGCAACTGGACTTCAACATGCCCGAGCGGTTCGATCTCTCCTACGTGGGCGAGGACAACGAAGAGCACCGCCCAGTGATGATCCATCGGGCGTTGTATGGCAGTTACGAACGGTTCTTCATGATGCTCATCGAGCACTACGAGGGCCGATTCCCGCTGTGGCTGGCACCTGAACAGGTCCGCGTGTTGCCCATCTCCGACGAGAACCTCGGCTACGCCTACCAGGTCGCAAGCGAGTTCGACGACTTCCGCGTCGAGGTCGACGACCGCGACTCCACCTTGGAACGCAAGATCCGTGCTGCCCACGACGACCGCGTCCCCTACCAGATCATCGTCGGCGACAACGAGGAGGAAGACGGCAACATCTCGGTCCGGGACCGCTTCGAGGACCAGGAGTACGACGTCGAGATCGACGAATTCAGGTCCCACCTCCGGCGTGAGCGCGACGAGCAGCGGACGGAGCCGGACTTCCTGCAGGGATAG
- a CDS encoding IS6-like element ISNagr3 family transposase → MAKIARLSGRSDWIELDFVERERTPRQLMKLGIRLHLAGLSLSNTVRELEKFGVKRSRKAVHDWVQKADLQLASNASPDHVALDETVIRINGQQFWLYAAVDPDTNDFLHVRLFTTTTTALTQRFLQELREKHDVDDAVFLVDHAHHLATALQRIGLRFRPERHGNRNAIERVFREIKRRTSSFSNSFSHVDPSTAETWLQAFAVWWNLRN, encoded by the coding sequence ATGGCGAAAATCGCTCGCCTCAGTGGTCGTAGCGACTGGATCGAATTAGACTTTGTGGAGCGAGAGCGGACACCGCGCCAGCTGATGAAGCTCGGTATTCGGCTACATCTTGCGGGGTTATCGCTTTCGAATACAGTTCGGGAATTAGAGAAGTTCGGTGTCAAACGGTCGCGGAAAGCTGTTCACGACTGGGTACAGAAAGCAGATCTACAGCTGGCCAGCAACGCGAGTCCGGATCACGTTGCGCTCGACGAGACGGTGATCCGAATCAACGGCCAACAGTTCTGGCTGTATGCTGCGGTTGATCCCGACACAAACGATTTCCTGCACGTGCGGCTGTTTACAACGACTACGACGGCATTGACACAGCGGTTCCTGCAAGAACTTCGTGAGAAACACGACGTCGATGACGCCGTGTTTCTCGTCGATCATGCCCATCATCTAGCGACAGCACTCCAGCGAATCGGGCTCCGATTTCGACCCGAGCGACACGGAAATCGGAACGCTATCGAACGTGTTTTTCGGGAGATAAAACGACGCACCTCCTCGTTCAGTAATAGCTTCAGCCACGTCGATCCATCAACCGCCGAAACGTGGTTGCAAGCCTTCGCTGTCTGGTGGAATTTGCGTAACTAA